A window of Mustela nigripes isolate SB6536 chromosome 9, MUSNIG.SB6536, whole genome shotgun sequence contains these coding sequences:
- the SLC46A2 gene encoding thymic stromal cotransporter homolog, protein MGPEAACPGRGLLSGLQVRTWIEPVVASTQVAASLYEAGLLLVVKASFGAGASSNHSTSPSPRDAQEDQQQRAISNFYIIYNLVVGLTPLLSAYGLGWLSDRYHRKISICVSLLGFLLSRLGLLLKVLLDWPVEVLYGAAAINGLCGGFSAFWSGVMALGSLGSPEGRRSVRLILIDLILGVAGFCGSMASGHLFKQMPGHSGQGLVLTACSVSWAAFALFYSLLVLKVPESVARPSRALPVVDTVSGTVGTYRALDPDQLDKQSVVGHPPVPGKAQPPRTIIALLFVGAVVYDLAVVGTVDVMPLFMLREPLSWNQVQVGYGMAAGYTVFITSFLGVLVFSRCFQDTTMIMIGMVSFGSGALLLAFVKETYMFYIARAVMLFALIPITTIRSAMSKLIKGSSYGKVFVILQLSLTLTGVVTSTVYNKIYQLTMEKFVGTCFALSSFLSFLAIIPIGIVAYKQASWLQYGDIAET, encoded by the exons ATGGGGCCCGAGGCCGCCTGCCCAGGGAGGGGCCTCCTGTCTGGCCTCCAGGTGAGGACCTGGATCGAACCCGTGGTGGCTTCCACGCAGGTGGCCGCCTCCCTCTACGAGGCGGGGCTGCTCCTCGTGGTGAAGGCGTCCTTTGGAGCCGGGGCCTCCTCCAACCACAGCACCAGCCCGTCGCCCCGGGACGCCCAGGAGGACCAGCAGCAGAGGGCCATCTCCAATTTCTACATCATCTACAACCTCGTGGTGGGCTTGACGCCGCTGCTGTCTGCCTACGGGCTGGGCTGGCTCAGTGACCGCTACCACCGCAAGATCTCCATCTGCGTGTCcctgctgggcttcctgctctcccGCCTCGGGCTGTTGCTCAAGGTGCTGCTGGACTGGCCGGTGGAGGTGCTGTACGGGGCAGCGGCGATAAATGGGCTATGCGGCGGCTTCTCGGCCTTCTGGTCCGGTGTCAtggcactgggctccctgggcTCCCCCGAGGGTCGCCGCTCTGTGCGCCTCATCCTCATCGATCTGATCCTGGGAGTGGCAGGATTCTGTGGGAGCATGGCCTCTGGGCATCTCTTCAAACAGATGCCTGGGCACTCCGGGCAGGGCCTGGTGCTGACCGCCTGCAGCGTGAGCTGGGCTGCTTTTGCGCTTTTCTACAGCCTCTTGGTCCTGAAGGTCCCTGAGTCGGTGGCCAGACCCAGCAGGGCGCTCCCCGTGGTGGACACCGTATCTGGCACGGTTGGCACCTACCGTGCCCTGGATCCCGATCAGTTAGACAAGCAGAGTGTGGTGGGGCACCCTCCAGTCCCTGGGAAGGCACAGCCCCCAAGGACTATCATTGCCCTGCTCTTTGTGGGTGCTGTCGTATATGACCTGGCTGTGGTGGGCACCGTGGACGTGATGCCCCTCTTCATGCTAAGGGAGCCTCTCAGTTGGAACCAAGTGCAGGTGGGCTATGGCATGGCTGCAGGCTACACCGTCTTCATCACCAGCTTCCTGGGCGTCCTGGTCTTCTCCCGCTGCTTCCAGGACACCACCATGATCATGATCGGTATGGTGTCTTTTGGGTCAGGAGCCCTCCTCTTGGCGTTTGTGAAAGAGACATACATGTTCTACATTG CTCGAGCTGTCATGCTGTTCGCGCTCATCCCCATCACAACCATCCGATCAGCaatgtccaaactcatcaaggGCTCCTCTTATG GAAAGGTGTTCGTCATCCTGCAGCTGTCCCTGACTCTGACCGGCGTGGTGACCTCCACAGTCTACAACAAGATCTATCAACTCACCATGGAAAAGTTTGTTGGCACCTGTtttgctctctcctcctttctctccttcctggccATCATCCCAATTGG